In Microcoleus sp. FACHB-672, one DNA window encodes the following:
- a CDS encoding DNA sulfur modification protein DndB produces the protein MPYTFSVIKGEQNHINFYLTTIEYGEIDSLVKLPEDLVLDQLLASDTEMQRKLSWTRVRKELVPYLLYGANAFYSALTLFIIPRNFTEIVEGKGYDFIPSKDDPQVGSLKIYSSCFLFAADGQHRAASIKEALRENPDLASQKVPVVLMLFKSKVLVRQLFSDLNLNAKPVSKTIGLSFETRDTMTIITKKIEQIVPIFKERVNHDNNSLPASADKIITLSVLFNCNDRLREALGKSLDPLKNNENEIESTTQAIADIWNVIFDATPVWTKFQNGIIEKEKQEQNSKKKQSVPGFIRDNYLCALSLGWQAIAGAASVIVKNNPETWQPILRQAMQCTNWHRSNPDWQQICLTGDKINNTELTIKATTGYIFEQAGISSEGTEPFLQTLEEMRRLRSISKDD, from the coding sequence ATGCCGTATACTTTCTCAGTGATCAAAGGAGAACAGAACCACATAAATTTCTACCTAACAACTATTGAGTATGGTGAGATCGATTCTTTGGTTAAATTACCAGAAGATTTAGTTCTTGATCAACTACTTGCTTCTGATACAGAAATGCAGCGAAAGTTAAGCTGGACAAGAGTTAGAAAGGAACTAGTCCCCTACTTATTATATGGAGCTAATGCTTTTTATTCAGCATTGACACTTTTCATTATCCCGCGCAATTTTACGGAAATAGTTGAAGGGAAAGGATACGATTTTATACCTTCAAAAGACGACCCACAAGTTGGTTCTCTAAAAATATATAGTAGCTGCTTTTTATTCGCGGCAGATGGACAACACCGTGCAGCCTCGATTAAAGAAGCTCTTAGAGAAAACCCAGATCTAGCTAGTCAGAAAGTACCAGTAGTTCTCATGCTTTTCAAATCAAAGGTACTGGTAAGGCAGCTATTCAGTGATTTGAATCTGAATGCTAAGCCTGTGAGCAAGACGATAGGACTCTCCTTTGAAACACGAGATACAATGACAATTATTACTAAGAAAATTGAACAAATTGTACCGATATTTAAGGAGCGCGTTAATCACGACAATAATTCCTTGCCTGCATCTGCTGACAAAATTATTACTTTAAGTGTTCTCTTCAATTGCAATGATAGATTAAGAGAAGCATTAGGAAAAAGTCTAGATCCACTGAAAAATAATGAAAATGAAATTGAATCTACTACTCAAGCTATTGCCGATATTTGGAATGTCATATTTGACGCCACCCCAGTGTGGACGAAATTTCAAAATGGAATAATAGAAAAAGAAAAGCAAGAGCAAAATAGCAAGAAAAAGCAATCAGTCCCAGGATTCATTCGAGACAACTATTTGTGTGCTCTATCCTTGGGTTGGCAAGCAATTGCAGGCGCTGCATCAGTGATTGTGAAAAATAATCCAGAAACATGGCAGCCAATTCTTAGGCAAGCAATGCAATGCACAAACTGGCACAGATCTAATCCTGATTGGCAGCAGATTTGCCTAACAGGCGATAAAATAAATAACACAGAATTAACTATTAAGGCAACTACAGGCTATATTTTTGAGCAAGCTGGCATTAGCAGTGAAGGAACAGAGCCATTCTTGCAAACGTTAGAGGAGATGCGTCGTCTTCGTAGTATTTCTAAGGATGATTAA